In Acinetobacter pittii, one genomic interval encodes:
- a CDS encoding LysR family transcriptional regulator — MEDLDSFFSSRIKFKNLKILSLLGQHKSLTKVAQLMHMTTSAVSKSLAEIETNYGAQLFRREVGQLVPLPECLILIDSYLKIEAQLREGHDRIALLRGVKASRISIGVHAPSLENALANAIIRFKKISPETEICIKAGDKNSLLSSLRAGELDLVMCRAEVDDLNNDLRAILLHEHQLLFIANNNLNIPDSNKDLKSLLQYPWCLTSPTCPVRQCFDANLVANGLKQPNNIIEVDNPINLIGIIMQNYECITVASSNIARKLQRQNKVKIINRELSFNIKPQIIIWNSKVPLNTNVRKLRDFICYEAH; from the coding sequence ATGGAAGATTTAGATTCATTTTTCAGCTCAAGGATCAAGTTCAAAAACTTAAAGATTTTATCTTTATTAGGCCAACATAAATCACTGACTAAAGTAGCTCAACTCATGCATATGACTACTTCAGCCGTATCTAAATCCTTGGCAGAAATTGAAACTAATTATGGTGCACAACTATTCAGAAGAGAAGTTGGTCAACTAGTCCCTTTACCAGAGTGTCTTATCTTAATTGATTCGTATCTAAAGATTGAGGCTCAGTTACGTGAAGGGCATGATAGGATTGCACTATTAAGAGGTGTTAAAGCCAGCAGAATATCTATTGGTGTTCATGCTCCATCTTTAGAAAATGCTCTAGCTAATGCAATTATTCGATTTAAAAAGATTTCTCCTGAAACTGAAATCTGTATTAAGGCAGGCGATAAAAATTCACTTCTATCAAGTTTACGTGCAGGTGAACTAGATTTAGTTATGTGCCGAGCTGAAGTAGATGATTTAAATAATGATTTACGAGCGATTTTACTACATGAACATCAATTGCTCTTTATTGCAAATAACAACTTAAATATTCCCGACTCGAACAAGGATCTAAAAAGCCTTTTACAATATCCGTGGTGTCTCACATCTCCAACTTGTCCAGTACGCCAATGTTTTGATGCAAATTTAGTGGCTAATGGATTGAAACAGCCTAATAATATAATTGAAGTTGATAATCCAATTAATTTAATAGGTATTATTATGCAAAATTATGAATGTATTACTGTCGCTTCAAGTAATATAGCTAGAAAATTACAAAGACAAAATAAAGTTAAAATAATTAATCGTGAGTTAAGTTTTAATATAAAACCGCAAATAATTATATGGAATAGCAAAGTACCTTTAAATACAAACGTTAGAAAATTACGTGATTTTATATGTTATGAGGCTCATTAA
- a CDS encoding type 1 glutamine amidotransferase domain-containing protein: MSKRILHVVTNVSRYKDIDEPTGLWLGELTHAYDEFEKQGYIQDIVSPNGGKTPIEPKSLGALVSDKSVKAREDDQAFMTLLANTFKPSDINWQDYDVIYYTGGHGVMWDFLDNPELQEITKNIYEKGGIVSSVCHGYCGLLNVRLSNGERLIKDKKLTGFAWSEEVLAGVAKKVPYNAEELAKEYGAHYDKAFIPFAPHVVQDGNLITGQNPFSAKKTALAIIEELEKS, from the coding sequence ATGTCTAAACGTATACTACACGTCGTGACCAATGTTTCACGCTATAAAGATATCGATGAACCAACAGGGCTGTGGCTAGGTGAGCTCACTCATGCCTATGATGAATTTGAAAAGCAAGGTTATATACAAGATATTGTTAGTCCCAATGGCGGAAAAACTCCGATTGAACCAAAATCATTAGGAGCTTTGGTTTCTGACAAGTCTGTAAAAGCGAGGGAAGATGATCAAGCTTTTATGACTTTATTGGCAAACACTTTTAAACCTTCCGATATCAATTGGCAAGATTATGACGTGATCTATTACACAGGTGGTCACGGTGTCATGTGGGATTTTTTAGATAATCCTGAACTGCAAGAAATCACCAAAAATATTTATGAAAAGGGTGGTATTGTTTCCAGTGTTTGTCATGGTTATTGCGGCTTGCTCAATGTACGACTTTCAAATGGCGAACGACTGATAAAAGACAAAAAGTTAACTGGCTTTGCATGGAGTGAAGAGGTTTTGGCTGGGGTCGCGAAAAAGGTCCCATACAATGCTGAAGAGTTAGCTAAAGAATATGGTGCACATTATGATAAGGCCTTTATTCCATTTGCACCGCATGTAGTTCAAGATGGCAATTTAATTACAGGACAAAACCCGTTTTCTGCTAAAAAAACGGCTTTAGCGATAATAGAAGAGTTAGAAAAGTCATAA